The following proteins are encoded in a genomic region of Primulina huaijiensis isolate GDHJ02 chromosome 3, ASM1229523v2, whole genome shotgun sequence:
- the LOC140973464 gene encoding IRK-interacting protein-like, with product MADIYQVRSSIGDSGNGNRDEVKREDIEAAIAKSVELRALHAALMQGNSPVKLRFDLASPVSCNASQFSAQDYPVFTPSYEDESLPGYQHVLENRNYAEIWGEYPSDREIADETVSTEYRLQNPFSRKGLPSGFVSFDSHISPPDDQNSAVCSCANSITVLGASPEPDSCKSRKSSLGDLTLIPASTCNKCKPAIISIESDGGTKNSKKSNMIVPYADSNSSLNSQPSNKGMNFSCLFPRIKKKSKDEGPPIRPRTEEVSQTSKDSEIVSIETLKKELIKANESRDAALVEVAEMKSVLGELSHKLEYLETYCEELKKALQVKNPQTHPTKDGKSVYGNGENIMPVSEEELVEGFLQLVSESRRTVKQFCKILVGQIQETDHTSVNNLNLVLQPYNLSLNSKYIKPVLYHLEAVINQSLFQDFENSMFQRNGTPKILDPKQDRHEKLNSFVALRNLSWNDVLHKGINCFSDEFSKFCDNKMGGILATLRWTKPWSEQLLQAFFAAAKSIWLLHLLAFSSDPPFCIMRVYENRPFEARYMEDIFAERQRLQNTGRVKIMVLPGFYVQDRVVRCKVLCKYKHVT from the exons ATGGCGGATATCTATCAAGTACGCAGTAGCATCGGGGacagtggaaatgggaacaggGATGAGGTGAAAAGGGAAGATATAGAAGCCGCCATTGCAAAATCCGTGGAGCTTAGAGCGCTTCACGCTGCTCTGATGCAGGGGAATAGCCCTGTTAAGCTGAGATTCGACTTGGCTTCTCCTGTTTCTTGCAACGCTTCCCAGTTCTCTGCACAAGATTACCCTGTTTTCACACCA AGTTATGAAGATGAATCCTTACCAGGGTATCAACATGTGTTGGAGAATCGGAATTACGCTGAAATTTGGGGTGAGTATCCCTCAGACAGGGAAATTGCTGATGAAACCGTCTCAACAGAATATAGATTGCAAAATCCATTTTCCAGAAAAGGGTTACCCTCCGGATTCGTAAGCTTTGATAGTCACATATCTCCTCCAGATGATCAAAATTCTGCTGTATGTTCTTGCGCTAATAGTATTACCGTTCTTGGAGCATCGCCCGAGCCTGATTCTTGCAAGTCCAGGAAGAGTAGTTTAGGAGACCTTACACTTATACCAGCTTCAACTTGCAACAAATGCAAGCCTGCTATAATAAGTATTGAATCAGATGGCGGTACCAAGAACAGCAAGAAGTCCAACATGATCGTGCCTTATGCTGATTCAAACTCGTCCCTTAATTCGCAACCTTCAAATAAGGGAATGAACTTTTCATGCCTGTTTCCCAGGATAAAGAAGAAGAGCAAGGATGAGGGTCCACCCATTCGGCCAAGAACAGAGGAAGTTTCTCAAACTAGCAAGGATTCAGAGATAGTATCAATTGAGACGTTGAAGAAGGAGCTAATCAAAGCCAACGAAAGTCGAGATGCAGCCTTGGTCGAAGTAGCCGAAATGAAGTCTGTATTAGGGGAACTAAGCCATAAGTTGGAGTATTTGGAAACTTACTGTGAAGAATTAAAAAAGGCCTTGCAAGTGAAGAATCCTCAGACACATCCTACAAAAGATGGGAAATCTGTTTATGGCAATGGAGAAAATATCATGCCGGTAAGTGAGGAAGAGTTGGTTGAGGGATTTTTGCAGCTTGTTTCAGAATCAAGACGAACAGTGAAGCAATTCTGCAAGATTTTAGTAGGGCAGATTCAAGAAACTGATCACACCTCTGTGAACAATCTGAACTTGGTGCTCCAACCATACAACCTCTCGCTAAATTCAAAGTACATAAAACCAGTGCTCTACCACTTAGAGGCTGTCATAAACCAATCACTCTTCCAAGATTTCGAGAACAGTATGTTCCAGAGAAATGGAACCCCGAAAATCCTCGACCCCAAACAAGATCGCCACGAGAAGTTGAATTCATTTGTCGCATTGCGAAATCTAAGCTGGAACGATGTGCTGCATAAAGGGATCAATTGCTTCAGCGATGAATTCAGCAAGTTCTGTGATAATAAAATGGGTGGCATTCTAGCAACTCTACGGTGGACTAAACCATGGTCCGAGCAGCTTCTGCAAGCATTTTTCGCTGCTGCGAAATCTATTTGGTTGCTCCATTTGCTTGCATTTTCATCTGATCCTCCGTTTTGCATCATGAGGGTCTATGAAAATAGGCCATTCGAAGCTCGTTATATGGAGGATATTTTCGCGGAGAGGCAGAGACTACAGAATACTGGAAGGgttaaaattatggtattgccTGGTTTTTACGTGCAGGATAGAGTAGTTAGGTGTAAGGTTCTTTGCAAATATAAACATGTGACTTAG